The Leptospira bourretii genome has a window encoding:
- the priA gene encoding replication restart helicase PriA: MIQFAEVALNLSWESRTLTYEIPEDIPNLVRGVRVLVPLNGKEWEGVVIEIHSNEPNYETLSILKNLDSEPVLTEDQLDLAEWMAENYLSSLGEALFLMVPKGKKRKQEKQSPVQIQLDRLLPLNSAQKKAFDEIKANGNFNTHLLYGVTGSGKTEVYLHLMAEVLSKPKGSVIFLVPEISLTYPTITRIERIFPGQVAVLHSHLRTSEKFQNYLDLKEGKKRICIGTRSAVFAPLSDIALIILDEEHDGSYKEHGSPRYHARQVALQRILKTNGKLLLGSATPSLEIFYLAKAGQIGYSELKERANPEASLPAVEITEKKEDSELLSGDLQFKIADRLKKEEQTIILLNRRGYNPFIYSTTTKEFIHCPKCTATLCYHSDKTVRCHLCGYKSTLQNLKQTHGEELDLFGAGTQKLEEYLLSHFPKARIERLDQDSSKNKELTRDVLEKLGEGNLDILTGTQMIAKGLDYANVTLVGILNANHGLGVPDFRSSERTYSLISQVAGRAGRGEKKGEVLIQSNDPEHPVLKMAMEQNYPAFFEWELTFRRDLFYPPFSRLARLVFRSKYEEIANKQSVVYAETLKENMDASITLLGPSQCPFYKIDNNFRYHILLKSKSITNLRNLLRETKNKFKVDSKCYIEYDLDPLELV, translated from the coding sequence ATGATCCAATTTGCGGAAGTTGCTCTCAACCTATCTTGGGAAAGTAGAACCTTAACCTATGAAATTCCCGAGGACATTCCAAACTTAGTAAGAGGTGTTCGTGTTCTCGTTCCACTGAATGGAAAGGAATGGGAAGGGGTTGTGATCGAGATTCATTCGAATGAACCAAATTATGAAACTCTATCCATTCTAAAGAATTTGGATTCGGAACCAGTCCTAACGGAAGACCAATTGGATCTTGCCGAGTGGATGGCAGAAAATTATCTTTCTTCTCTTGGGGAAGCTTTGTTTCTTATGGTCCCCAAAGGAAAAAAAAGAAAACAGGAAAAACAATCTCCCGTTCAAATTCAGTTGGATCGATTACTTCCTTTAAATTCTGCACAAAAAAAAGCATTCGATGAAATAAAGGCGAATGGAAATTTCAACACACATTTGTTATATGGAGTTACGGGAAGTGGAAAAACAGAAGTTTATCTCCACCTCATGGCTGAGGTTCTTTCCAAACCCAAAGGATCAGTGATTTTTCTTGTTCCTGAAATTTCACTCACTTACCCGACCATTACAAGGATTGAACGGATCTTTCCTGGACAAGTGGCGGTTTTACATTCTCATCTCAGAACCTCAGAAAAATTCCAAAACTATTTGGATTTAAAGGAAGGAAAAAAACGGATTTGTATCGGAACTCGTTCCGCTGTTTTTGCTCCTTTGTCTGACATTGCCCTCATTATTTTAGATGAAGAACATGATGGTTCGTACAAAGAACATGGCTCACCTCGTTACCATGCACGCCAAGTGGCATTACAAAGAATCTTAAAAACCAACGGTAAATTATTATTAGGTTCTGCCACTCCAAGTTTAGAAATTTTTTACTTAGCAAAAGCAGGCCAAATTGGATATTCTGAATTAAAGGAAAGGGCAAATCCAGAGGCTTCTCTTCCTGCAGTGGAAATCACAGAGAAAAAGGAAGATAGTGAACTTTTATCAGGGGATTTACAATTTAAAATTGCAGACCGATTGAAAAAGGAAGAACAAACCATCATCCTTTTGAATCGCAGAGGGTATAATCCTTTTATTTATTCCACAACCACCAAAGAATTCATCCATTGTCCAAAATGTACGGCAACACTTTGTTATCATTCGGATAAAACGGTAAGGTGTCATCTTTGCGGGTATAAATCGACCTTACAAAATTTAAAACAGACTCACGGTGAGGAACTGGATTTATTTGGTGCTGGGACTCAAAAATTAGAAGAGTATTTACTTTCCCATTTTCCCAAAGCCCGGATTGAAAGATTGGACCAAGACAGTTCCAAAAATAAAGAACTCACCCGCGATGTTCTCGAAAAGTTAGGCGAAGGAAATTTAGACATCCTTACGGGAACCCAAATGATCGCCAAAGGACTTGATTATGCAAACGTCACTCTTGTCGGAATTTTAAATGCCAATCATGGGTTGGGAGTTCCTGACTTTCGCAGTAGCGAAAGAACCTATTCTCTGATTTCACAGGTGGCAGGTCGTGCTGGTCGGGGTGAAAAAAAAGGGGAAGTCCTCATCCAATCGAATGATCCTGAACATCCAGTCCTTAAGATGGCGATGGAACAAAACTATCCTGCTTTTTTTGAATGGGAACTAACGTTTAGAAGGGATTTGTTTTATCCGCCTTTTTCTCGTTTGGCGAGACTTGTTTTCAGATCAAAGTATGAGGAAATAGCAAATAAACAATCTGTTGTTTATGCGGAAACTTTAAAAGAAAATATGGATGCATCCATTACTCTTCTTGGCCCAAGCCAATGTCCTTTTTACAAAATCGATAATAACTTTCGCTATCATATTTTGTTAAAATCAAAATCCATCACTAACTTACGAAATCTTTTACGTGAAACCAAAAATAAATTTAAAGTCGATTCCAAATGTTATATTGAATATGATTTGGATCCTTTAGAACTTGTTTAA
- the fmt gene encoding methionyl-tRNA formyltransferase, protein MKLSIGYFGSPEHSKELLSILLEAGITIDFVVTNIDKPVGRKQIITPTPVKEFAVSKGIPVIQSPKLRTDEEAQKKILSYGSPVHIVYAYGSIVPDNVFKDPKFGSINLHGSLLPKYRGASPVQSFLLSGEENSGFTIQFLAKEVDSGDIISQKSWKVETTETTASFLQSITREGGEELIRLLKELESTGSVWTSKPQNATEATHCKKITASDRPIQWSESAKNIHNRIRALYPDPLAVTEFREKKLILISSFLPSTEEEPVPIPEGLSPGSFFLYQKKRLFCLCGDGNLLGIDTLQPEGKKPMKGFEFFNGARVLAGESFT, encoded by the coding sequence ATGAAACTTTCAATTGGATACTTTGGATCCCCGGAACATTCCAAAGAATTACTTTCTATCTTACTCGAAGCAGGAATCACCATCGACTTTGTTGTGACCAATATTGACAAACCTGTGGGAAGAAAACAAATCATCACTCCCACACCAGTAAAGGAATTTGCTGTGTCGAAGGGAATCCCTGTCATCCAATCTCCGAAACTCCGAACCGATGAAGAAGCTCAAAAAAAAATCTTATCTTACGGTTCTCCTGTTCACATCGTTTATGCTTATGGATCGATCGTTCCCGATAATGTATTCAAAGATCCCAAATTCGGTAGCATCAACTTACACGGAAGTTTGCTCCCCAAATACCGCGGAGCCTCTCCCGTCCAAAGTTTCCTCCTCAGTGGAGAAGAAAACTCTGGGTTTACCATTCAGTTTTTAGCCAAGGAAGTAGATTCGGGAGATATCATTTCCCAAAAATCTTGGAAGGTGGAAACCACAGAAACCACAGCCTCTTTCTTGCAATCCATCACGAGAGAAGGGGGAGAAGAACTTATCCGTCTCCTTAAGGAATTAGAATCCACAGGTAGCGTTTGGACCTCGAAGCCACAAAATGCTACCGAGGCCACACATTGCAAAAAAATAACAGCCAGTGACCGTCCCATCCAATGGTCGGAATCTGCCAAAAACATCCACAACCGAATCCGTGCCCTGTATCCTGATCCTTTGGCTGTGACCGAATTTCGGGAAAAAAAACTCATCCTGATCTCTTCGTTTCTGCCCAGTACCGAAGAGGAACCGGTTCCGATACCGGAAGGTCTCAGCCCTGGTTCCTTTTTTCTATACCAGAAAAAAAGGCTTTTCTGCCTCTGTGGAGACGGAAACCTGCTTGGTATAGACACCTTACAACCCGAAGGGAAAAAACCCATGAAAGGATTTGAGTTTTTCAATGGGGCTCGGGTTTTAGCCGGAGAATCATTTACGTGA
- a CDS encoding PASTA domain-containing protein: MKEKFLKILPYSGYVLFVGLGLLVFFVAAFLVVVVRTKEEQKVMMPYVIGKNYIEVHNELQRLQLKVRLETQRIPEKTDGIILAQSIDPGKEVEAGSKLYLTVNIGFDRVTIPDVKGQDLKRAKAILEKVLSGEVYVPLQIGGITYVPAVGDEPADTIIDQIPGPGKETHSGEKIYLLVTEPNTEKKSNQSANEPLDSTKFVGTPVPFVVDFLQRKKIPYLLKEATKPEFRDSHGLTSSFELKPTGAELGAYYLKPSESLVQDYEFLEYEVDDDDLYSAKLSYTKPGEDTEIEKEILTDQKLKEDEPVRFLIHRSGNVKLTLIGKETGVAKVWKLKGTY, from the coding sequence GTGAAAGAAAAGTTTCTAAAAATACTACCTTACAGTGGTTATGTTCTATTTGTTGGTTTAGGGCTCCTTGTTTTTTTTGTCGCAGCCTTCCTTGTGGTCGTGGTTCGAACCAAAGAAGAACAAAAGGTAATGATGCCTTATGTGATTGGCAAAAACTACATAGAGGTTCATAACGAATTACAAAGACTCCAACTCAAAGTCCGTTTAGAAACCCAAAGGATTCCTGAAAAAACAGATGGGATCATTCTTGCTCAATCCATTGATCCCGGTAAGGAAGTGGAAGCTGGATCTAAACTTTATCTTACTGTTAACATTGGATTTGATCGGGTCACCATTCCCGATGTCAAAGGACAGGATCTAAAACGTGCCAAAGCCATTTTAGAAAAGGTACTTTCTGGGGAAGTGTATGTTCCTTTACAAATTGGTGGAATCACATATGTGCCTGCTGTGGGTGATGAACCTGCTGACACCATCATTGACCAAATCCCTGGGCCTGGAAAAGAAACTCATTCCGGTGAAAAAATTTACCTACTCGTAACAGAACCAAATACAGAAAAAAAATCCAACCAATCGGCAAATGAACCTTTGGATTCCACAAAATTTGTAGGAACTCCTGTTCCCTTTGTTGTCGATTTTTTACAAAGAAAAAAAATTCCTTATCTTTTAAAAGAAGCCACCAAACCAGAGTTTCGTGATTCACATGGACTCACATCTTCGTTTGAATTAAAACCGACTGGCGCGGAATTGGGTGCTTACTATTTAAAACCCTCAGAATCACTTGTCCAAGATTATGAATTTTTGGAATATGAAGTGGATGATGATGATCTGTACTCAGCCAAACTTAGTTATACAAAACCTGGGGAAGATACAGAAATCGAAAAAGAAATCTTAACCGACCAAAAACTAAAAGAAGATGAACCTGTGCGTTTTCTCATCCATCGATCGGGAAATGTAAAACTTACTCTTATCGGCAAAGAAACCGGAGTGGCTAAGGTTTGGAAACTCAAAGGAACTTATTAA
- the rpe gene encoding ribulose-phosphate 3-epimerase translates to MKISASILAAKLTGLSQELPTYKQENIDLIHIDVMDGNFVPQISFGEAFTKEVKSHTQIPLDVHLMVSNPELHVPKYFDLNPYCITFHIETTNFSVRLAEEIRKAGIKVGVSLNPQTPPESISQILPYLDLVLLMTVDPGFYGQSFVKSGFEKIAAVRKLTKPYNIELEVDGGVNESNMEELAKLGVDITVVGSGLYKTGDPNAQGKKLKELAASARTRS, encoded by the coding sequence ATGAAAATTTCTGCATCGATCCTTGCGGCAAAACTGACGGGCCTTTCTCAGGAACTACCCACTTACAAACAGGAAAATATCGACCTCATTCACATCGATGTGATGGATGGAAACTTTGTACCTCAAATTTCCTTTGGAGAAGCTTTTACCAAAGAAGTTAAGTCCCATACCCAAATCCCACTCGATGTACATTTAATGGTGAGTAATCCCGAACTCCATGTTCCTAAATACTTTGACCTCAATCCTTATTGTATTACTTTCCATATTGAAACCACGAACTTCTCTGTGAGACTGGCAGAAGAAATTCGGAAAGCAGGAATCAAAGTGGGAGTGTCTCTGAATCCCCAAACTCCTCCGGAATCCATCTCTCAAATCCTTCCATATTTGGACCTTGTTTTACTCATGACGGTCGATCCTGGATTTTATGGACAATCCTTTGTTAAATCCGGCTTTGAGAAGATCGCCGCAGTTCGCAAACTCACCAAACCTTACAATATTGAATTGGAGGTGGATGGGGGTGTGAACGAATCCAATATGGAGGAGCTTGCAAAACTCGGAGTGGACATCACCGTTGTGGGATCTGGTCTCTATAAAACAGGAGATCCGAACGCACAGGGCAAAAAATTAAAGGAACTCGCTGCAAGTGCTAGAACTCGCTCTTGA
- the rpsP gene encoding 30S ribosomal protein S16, producing the protein MVKLRLQRTGTKADPHYRIVAADIRAPRDGKFIEAIGHFHPSTSSVKKATFNEEKTLSWLKKGAQPTDTVLALLKKDDVWSKFKG; encoded by the coding sequence TTGGTTAAATTAAGATTACAAAGAACGGGAACAAAAGCAGACCCGCACTATCGCATTGTCGCAGCAGACATCCGTGCTCCACGTGACGGAAAGTTCATTGAAGCGATTGGACATTTTCATCCATCTACTTCCTCTGTGAAAAAAGCTACTTTCAACGAAGAAAAAACTCTTTCTTGGTTAAAAAAAGGCGCACAACCAACTGATACAGTTCTTGCTCTTTTGAAAAAAGACGACGTTTGGTCAAAATTCAAAGGTTAA
- a CDS encoding KH domain-containing protein produces the protein MESLVRYIVTSLVDQPEQVAVNQVPGEEETVIELRVAAKDLGKVIGKNGRIAKSLRTVLQAAGTKQGKNYTLEIVD, from the coding sequence ATGGAATCCTTAGTTCGTTATATCGTTACATCTCTCGTTGACCAACCAGAACAAGTGGCTGTCAACCAAGTCCCCGGAGAGGAAGAAACAGTGATCGAACTTCGGGTAGCAGCAAAAGACCTAGGGAAGGTGATCGGAAAAAACGGAAGGATTGCAAAATCTTTGCGTACTGTTTTACAAGCAGCCGGAACCAAACAAGGCAAAAACTATACTTTAGAAATTGTCGACTAA
- the rimM gene encoding ribosome maturation factor RimM (Essential for efficient processing of 16S rRNA), translated as MSTKPSLVKVGVIGSSHGIKGFIKVFTEGDTLLSAKPPFTCTVEDPRGNQTTIQIDEIKPNGNHFLVKLKGFETPETVIKYRGFSLLWKREDLPKPTEGEIYTEDLVGLVAISKETSQSLHYVVTQVIDNPAHPILELKPKSGEGETVLIPFLNRFVGDWNLESKTLEIIHWEQWIEV; from the coding sequence TTGTCGACTAAACCAAGTTTAGTGAAAGTGGGGGTCATCGGATCCTCACATGGAATCAAAGGGTTCATCAAAGTTTTCACCGAAGGTGACACCCTATTATCCGCCAAACCACCGTTTACCTGCACAGTCGAAGACCCACGTGGAAATCAGACTACCATCCAAATCGATGAAATCAAACCTAATGGAAATCATTTCCTAGTCAAACTAAAGGGTTTTGAAACTCCGGAAACCGTCATCAAATACCGTGGATTTTCTTTGTTATGGAAAAGAGAAGATCTTCCCAAACCGACTGAAGGCGAAATTTACACCGAGGATTTAGTGGGACTAGTTGCCATTTCCAAAGAAACAAGTCAATCGCTGCATTATGTTGTGACCCAAGTCATAGACAATCCCGCTCATCCTATTTTAGAACTAAAACCGAAATCAGGGGAAGGCGAAACAGTTCTTATTCCTTTTCTCAATCGGTTTGTCGGCGACTGGAATTTAGAATCCAAAACCTTAGAAATCATTCACTGGGAGCAGTGGATTGAAGTTTAA
- the trmD gene encoding tRNA (guanosine(37)-N1)-methyltransferase TrmD: protein MKFNFITLFPEKITSYFETGIPGKAVKQGVVEINTVHLRDFADNKHQKVDDTIYGGGPGMLLQVGPIYRALESLGENKGKVILLSPSGELFNQTLAREIYESSETITLISGYYEGVDHRVAEHLIDREVAIGNYVISSGDLAALVVADCLSRFVPGFLGKEESLLEESHNETEELEYPQYTKPYDFMGWTVPDVLLGGHHEEIRKWRQKNRKTRNHS, encoded by the coding sequence TTGAAGTTTAATTTCATCACGCTTTTCCCAGAAAAAATCACCTCCTATTTTGAAACAGGAATTCCAGGTAAGGCTGTGAAACAAGGGGTGGTAGAAATCAATACTGTCCACCTCCGTGACTTTGCAGACAACAAACACCAAAAGGTAGATGACACCATCTATGGCGGGGGACCAGGGATGCTTTTGCAAGTGGGCCCGATTTACCGGGCCTTAGAATCCCTTGGCGAAAATAAAGGGAAGGTCATCCTCCTCAGTCCATCGGGGGAACTTTTCAACCAAACGCTCGCTCGGGAGATTTACGAGTCCTCAGAAACCATTACCTTAATTTCTGGGTATTATGAAGGGGTGGATCATCGTGTCGCGGAGCATTTAATTGACAGGGAAGTGGCCATTGGAAACTATGTTATTTCATCGGGGGATTTAGCTGCTCTCGTTGTTGCCGATTGCCTATCTCGGTTTGTTCCGGGGTTTTTAGGAAAAGAAGAAAGCCTTCTCGAGGAATCGCACAACGAAACGGAAGAATTAGAATACCCCCAGTATACAAAACCCTATGATTTTATGGGTTGGACGGTTCCAGATGTTCTCCTCGGTGGGCATCATGAAGAGATCCGTAAATGGCGGCAGAAAAACCGCAAAACAAGAAATCATTCTTAG
- the rplS gene encoding 50S ribosomal protein L19 translates to MNQILETALAGEAKNELNFEIGDTVKVHYKIVESGKERVQVYEGIVISIANKSQSKTFTVRRVSYDIGVERIFPLHSPRIAKIELVRKGSVRRAKLFYLRDKKGKAGRIKERKGGQAIVAKDKKRQDEASKAALAQAKAAEAPSA, encoded by the coding sequence ATGAATCAGATTCTAGAAACAGCACTCGCAGGCGAAGCAAAGAACGAACTTAATTTCGAAATTGGTGATACTGTAAAAGTTCACTACAAAATCGTTGAATCTGGAAAAGAACGAGTTCAGGTTTACGAAGGCATTGTGATCTCCATCGCGAACAAATCTCAAAGCAAAACTTTCACAGTAAGACGAGTGTCTTATGATATCGGAGTGGAAAGAATTTTCCCACTTCATAGCCCACGCATTGCAAAGATTGAACTCGTTCGTAAAGGATCGGTTCGTCGTGCAAAACTTTTCTATCTCCGTGATAAAAAAGGAAAAGCGGGACGTATCAAAGAAAGAAAAGGCGGACAAGCAATTGTTGCCAAAGATAAAAAGAGACAGGATGAGGCTTCTAAAGCCGCTCTTGCACAAGCAAAAGCTGCAGAAGCACCTAGCGCATAA
- a CDS encoding ribonuclease HII, whose amino-acid sequence MGCVSFTLETLEKIKNGEILKGLRDSKKIPEPKRIELRKEIIQYASYFRVSFVSAKFIDRFNINQAIFYGMNRCLPTNPQPFEANRTANEKLHLSTSTHEEKTNRNEDKWLNGRPYLLADGNYKLKITKPIEGYFSLPKGDDLIPSISAASILAKTYRDEYMEKMDLKYPGYGFAKHKGYGTEEHREALIKLGISPIHRLSFCKFLRSEGSEPSLF is encoded by the coding sequence GTGGGTTGTGTTTCTTTTACCCTCGAAACATTAGAAAAAATCAAAAATGGTGAAATCTTAAAAGGTCTTCGCGACTCCAAAAAAATTCCCGAACCCAAACGAATCGAACTCAGAAAGGAAATCATACAGTATGCTTCCTATTTCCGAGTGAGTTTTGTGAGTGCCAAGTTCATTGATCGGTTTAATATCAACCAAGCTATTTTTTATGGGATGAACCGCTGTTTGCCGACAAACCCACAACCATTCGAAGCAAACAGAACGGCGAATGAAAAATTGCATTTGTCTACTTCTACTCATGAAGAAAAGACAAATCGCAATGAAGACAAATGGTTAAACGGTAGGCCTTATCTTTTGGCAGATGGAAATTATAAACTAAAGATCACAAAACCAATAGAAGGATATTTTTCTCTTCCCAAAGGAGATGATTTGATTCCTTCCATTTCTGCGGCCTCCATCCTTGCCAAAACCTATAGAGACGAATATATGGAAAAAATGGATTTGAAATACCCCGGTTACGGGTTTGCCAAACACAAAGGTTATGGTACAGAAGAACATAGAGAGGCCCTGATAAAACTCGGAATTTCTCCCATCCACAGGTTGAGTTTTTGTAAATTTCTCCGATCTGAGGGAAGTGAGCCCTCTCTTTTTTAA
- a CDS encoding EscU/YscU/HrcU family type III secretion system export apparatus switch protein: protein MKQKMAALAYDPNFHSAPKLVAKAEGRFAENLIRLAKESGVLIIRDEVMIQTLDHLPNGKEIPRELYEAVAAVFRILVLERQKKNN, encoded by the coding sequence ATGAAACAAAAAATGGCAGCACTTGCTTATGATCCGAACTTTCATTCCGCACCAAAACTTGTGGCAAAGGCAGAAGGAAGGTTCGCTGAAAATTTGATTCGGCTCGCCAAAGAGTCTGGTGTTCTTATCATACGAGATGAAGTGATGATTCAAACCTTAGATCATCTCCCTAATGGGAAAGAAATTCCGAGAGAATTGTATGAAGCAGTGGCAGCAGTGTTTCGAATTCTTGTTTTAGAGAGACAAAAGAAAAACAATTGA
- a CDS encoding HD-GYP domain-containing protein produces the protein MRKISIRDLEPGSKFTKSIYLDKDTVFVGADQPITQQDLDRLVQFGISFVLTDGEKVLAEAGEKATAGAGPGYFDTNLPFYQDDENSTRFKYLLEKTNTTKVEFNAVFKDCFDLVQKTYKSASEGRYTEIREFREIAERIADHTKANAQIPILLLSHSHSGHYLYTHICYATFFSVMLGNFLEFSRPKLIDLALASLFADIGMVTVPEEVSEKKGNLSELDLKTIKRHPVTGYQILTQRLKLKNSLAIVALQHHEAVDGSGYPQRILANQIEELTKVFMIADQFAAMIHPRPYRQAILPYEAMKIMISENVNRFDLKMVRLFLNKLSMFPVGSGVVLSDLRMGMVIESNKDKPLRPVIRVTKDAEGKRLKHLEFVDLMKDLNLYIQQAIPFSQIY, from the coding sequence ATGCGGAAAATTTCCATTCGAGACTTAGAACCTGGCTCGAAGTTTACTAAGTCAATTTATTTAGACAAAGACACTGTTTTTGTCGGAGCTGACCAACCCATCACCCAACAAGATTTAGACCGCTTGGTTCAATTTGGAATCAGCTTTGTTTTAACGGATGGAGAAAAGGTATTGGCCGAAGCAGGTGAAAAAGCAACCGCTGGAGCAGGTCCTGGATATTTTGATACCAACCTTCCTTTTTACCAAGATGATGAAAATTCCACACGTTTTAAGTATTTATTAGAAAAAACCAATACCACAAAGGTTGAGTTTAACGCAGTTTTTAAAGACTGTTTTGATTTAGTGCAAAAAACTTATAAATCAGCATCTGAAGGTCGTTATACGGAAATTCGCGAATTTCGTGAGATTGCGGAACGGATTGCAGACCATACAAAAGCCAACGCCCAAATTCCCATTTTACTTTTATCCCATTCTCATTCAGGTCATTATTTATACACTCATATCTGTTATGCGACGTTCTTCTCGGTGATGCTTGGAAACTTTTTAGAATTTTCTAGACCCAAACTCATCGATTTGGCTTTGGCCTCTCTTTTTGCCGACATAGGAATGGTGACTGTCCCAGAGGAAGTGTCTGAAAAAAAAGGAAATCTTTCGGAACTAGATTTAAAAACCATCAAACGCCATCCCGTCACAGGATACCAAATCCTAACTCAAAGATTAAAATTAAAAAACTCTCTTGCGATTGTTGCTCTCCAACACCATGAAGCAGTGGACGGCTCTGGTTATCCGCAGAGGATTCTTGCCAACCAAATCGAAGAACTCACAAAAGTATTTATGATCGCTGACCAATTTGCTGCTATGATCCATCCAAGGCCGTATAGACAAGCCATCCTTCCCTATGAAGCGATGAAGATTATGATCAGTGAAAACGTGAACCGTTTTGATTTAAAAATGGTACGACTATTTTTAAATAAACTTTCAATGTTTCCTGTGGGGTCCGGTGTCGTTCTTTCTGACCTAAGGATGGGTATGGTCATTGAATCTAATAAAGACAAACCTCTTCGCCCTGTCATCCGAGTCACAAAAGATGCAGAAGGCAAACGCCTCAAACATTTAGAATTTGTGGATCTTATGAAAGACCTCAATCTCTACATCCAACAAGCGATTCCGTTTTCACAAATTTACTGA
- a CDS encoding YraN family protein: MPKKTDLGRSGEDLAAEFLDSLGHTILFRNFRKSFGELDIISLENDLLHCSEVKTWDIRSGFHPLECFHETKRKRMRKVYYYLLKEIPAFYHLTPSFNLIHITEKKEVRFYSSIF; encoded by the coding sequence ATGCCGAAAAAAACGGATTTGGGTAGGTCAGGAGAAGATTTGGCTGCTGAATTTTTGGATTCTTTAGGTCATACCATCCTCTTTCGTAATTTCAGAAAATCTTTTGGAGAACTGGACATAATTAGCCTCGAGAACGATTTACTCCATTGTTCTGAGGTGAAAACTTGGGATATACGCAGTGGATTTCATCCTTTGGAATGTTTTCATGAGACAAAACGCAAGCGAATGCGGAAGGTATATTACTATTTATTGAAAGAGATTCCTGCTTTTTATCACCTAACACCTTCGTTTAATTTGATCCATATCACCGAAAAAAAGGAAGTGCGTTTTTATTCGTCAATCTTCTAA